The genomic segment gcctgccgccgaaggagcaccgaggctggctttggaaaggaggagagaaaagacgcctcctccccgctgtgaagggaggtcaccaccgcaggacgatgaagcaggtcaccaccgcaggacgatgaggcaggtcaccaccgcaggacgatgaggcaggtcaccaccgcaggacgatgaggcaggtcaccaccgccaggcgatgaggcaggtcaccaccgcaggacgatgaggcaggtcgaagccggccgagtgctccggccgaactcgcagcagcgttgccaggcctgtccaggttctagcctggttctggtgggcttcacgcctcagagccagccaaagaactgtcgctggtgctccgcggctcgaggtgtaccgccgagggagccctggacgttgctgggaactgcacagcctgtgcaaacccagaaagccactgggccacgtgcgcacacgcgagccaaatagcaaggaaatagagccccactatttgactccttcaggtctgagagcgggctccactgcctcagacgctggtagagtctttaggtatgcagactgaactcaggcggaaaagccgcggcctaaactaaacttcctaaactataaaaaactataagccgtgcaagctagctcaagcggaaaaaccgctgatctacctcaaaactgtgccgtccgccggacaataaaaaactataaaactgaaacgtgctgtcctttatccgggcgaactgcaaatccctataagctgtcctatagatattgaacgactgagtctggataacttcaaaaaaggatgtttattcatacaaggttgtaaacctggcacagatcttaaagttgcagaaaatgaaacaaatttctataggttttaggtacagaattatccctggttccagaaagcaaaggtgattataaaaccactataccctaatcacgctgcctatattagaaggagaaactctttccttccctatctttacagcaaagattagttctagaagcgacagaataaccctgctcctccaactagatttcctattccagatcaatataattcaatacttatctaatttggataggcttagattggcctggttttgaggatgatttgtcccagttagccttgcacagctccagcacgttggaagactatagccagaatgaagctccaaaatggagactagaccctggtaaaaagggcggtcctaagatgttgcattctttgaccaatcactgcaaagaaaactgcagccagctcttgcagattccaagccatttttcctaggcttttgcagccagaggctcaaacaaaatgtaaaggagggaaaacaaacaaacgaccaataggtaaggcaaaccatcgtcctgggggacggaacactatttgagaacacaaaaatgctggaccattctaacaactatcatgtcagactacacagagaagccattgaaatccacaagcatgtggacaacttcaacagaaaggaagaaaccatgaaaatgaacaaaatctggctaccagtattacaaaactccaaaatcaaaacagtagatgggaaccaacacaatgaggacttgactgaacaaaggatgcccccaggcaagggacaaaacatttccagtgccaattagggtgattaactgaaacattaatgctggctcccagtgacaaagaactcttgccacaccttggactctacacagatatatattctttcctttcctgacttagtttatccatacctcacaacctctgaggatgcctgccatagatgtgggcgaaacgtcaggagagaatgcttctggaacatggccacacagcccgaaagacatacaacaaccctgtgattctggccatgaaagccttcgacaacacattgaacatctctacggggagaaattgttccaagacacacggagattggaaaaactaaggaccaggaaagcacatctactgtgctccctgaccttccttctacgctgcagagacacagataccatcccacaatttcttgcagccaaaaggaccttcaaaacaccacaggctcatcgcatttacaaccgcctggaacgcaacctcttgagagagagaatccacaccatccgtaaagaactcgcaaacacagacaaagaactgctgcacctccacatcaacatcagccaaaagatgaatacccaggactgggataaaatagacagccttacctacaagaaaatggagaaagacatggttctccacaccaagagacaaaaacaaaaatttgacaaatgccgtaagcaacagccaaagccagaactggataaatcacggaccatcatcaacctgacggacagacaactcactgaagaccaagtatccattctagaaaaaggaggaaattttgcagtcaccaccaccaggatcccagtagaaaacatcattgccaatgttgaatcagcaatttaccagctccctgaggaagaagcagaggaggtaagaatggaaacagcaaggatcctgagaaatgcaaaactcccccccagcaacataacgagaaaagaaagacaggccatcaaagatctcaactcagatcctgaaatcatcattcttccagctgacaaggggaatgccacagtaatcatggaaacaaaacaatacaaagaaaaaatcagacaacttctagatcccacaatttacaagaaactgaaacaagaccccactaacaaaatcaccagaaaaacgaacactctaatcaagaactcctccattaactttgacatacgccaacagctgtgcaaatcagaagccctcccacccaggctttacggactccccaaaatccacaaggactccatcccactcagacccattgtaagtgccattggatcgtcGACTTACagcctggcaaaatttctggctacacagctacaaacccacattgggctcactgcacattatatcaaggactctacacactttatagaaaagatcagcaacctcaatctaagcaccaaggacatcctgatcagctttgatgtggtgtccctttttaccaaagtcccagtagctgacaccctcacactaatcaaacaaaacttcccagaagacatcacagccctgtttcaccattgcctcaccactagctactttcagtgggacactggattctatgagcagaaggatggagtggccatggggagccctctcagcccagtagtagcaaatttctatatggaatactttgaaaaacaggccctagaaacagcaccaaaaaagccaactgtttggttcagatacgtagatgacaccttcacaatttggagccatggagaggaagaactcagcaagttcctggaccatcttaacagcatccacccaaacatccaattcaccatggaaaaagaaaaggaaggaaaactgccatttctagatgttctggtcatccgcaaacccaatcaacaattgggccacacagtttacagaaaacctacacatacagatagataccttcataaaaactccaaccatcacccaagtcaaaaaaggagcacaatcaaagccctgacagaccgtgcacaaagaatctgcgaacctcacctcctccaaggtgaactcaaccacctaaactgggctctacaggccaatggatactccaccacagacatcagaagagctgcaaggccaagaacaagccatgagagtcaagacaaagatccacccagaggaaaggtgttcttaccatacatcaagggaactactgaccgcatagggaagctgatgaagaagcacaacctacaaactatctacagacccacgaagaaaatccaacaaatgctacggtcagcgaaggacaagagggatcctctctcttctgcaggagtctaccggataccatgcagctgtggacaagtctacatagggaccaccaaacgcagcgcccaaacaagagtcaaagaacatgaaaggcactgcagactaattcaaccagagaaatcagccatagcagagcatttgatgaaccagcctggacacagaatactatttgagaacacaaaaatgctggaccattctaacaactatcatgtcagactacacagagaagccattgaaatccacaagcatgtggacaacttcaacagaaaggaagaaaccatgaaaatgaacaaaatctggctaccagtattacaaaactccaaaatcaaaacagtagatgggaaccaacacaatgaggacttgactgaacaaaggatgcccccaggcaagggacaaaacatttccagtgccaattagggtgattaactgaaacattaatgctggctcccagtgacaaagaactcttgccacaccttggactctacacagatatatattctttcctttcctgacttagtttatccatacctcacaacctctgaggatgcctgccatagatgtgggcgaaacgtcaggagagaatgcttctggaacatggccacacagcccgaaagacatacaacaaccctgtgattctggccatgaaagccttcgacaacacagttacaAAGTTGTGTGGAAATATGATTTGTGAGACCACGGAATGGTGGACTGGTGCAATTGTGCTGTTTAAGAGGGACGTGTTATCAGAGATACTCTACCCACTTTGCATCCATACTATGCTAACATGTCTGTAGCAATGCAGTGACTTGATATGATATAGCCCTGCTCAGCCATAGGAAAGCACCAGAGAACTTTTGTGCAAGTCAttctctcagctttagaggaaagcaatggcaaagcaCCTCTGGATaaaacttgtcaagaaaaccctctgAGAGGGCTGACATAAATCAGAGTtggtttgaaggcacatacagtcTTAACAAGAAAAATCAACAAAAGATACAGTACAGTTCAGGTGGCTCATACTTAGCCACAAGATGGCAGTGGTATTTGTGCAGTGGATTCATTTTCTGTTAATGTTTCTATTCCAAAATAACTATGGCAATTTCCTTTTGCAATGACTGGCAGAAGCAAAATaataaggaaaccgacgaaaccattgatcatatccttagctgctgtaagaaaatcgcacagacagactacaaacagaggcacaactatgtggcccaaatgattcattgaaacttatgcctcaagtaccacctgccagcagtaaagaactggtgggatcacaaacctgcaaaggttgtggaaaatgaacacgcaaagatactgtgggacttccgaatccagaatgacaaagttctggaacacaacacaccagacatcacagctgtggaaaagaaaaaggtttggatcattgatcatagaatcatagaatagtagagttggaagagacctcaagggccatctagtccaaccccccgctaagaagcaggaaatcgcattcaaagcacccccgacagatggccatccagcctctgcttaaaagcctccaaagaaggagcctccaccacggcccgggggagagagttccactgccgaacagccctcacagtgaggaagttcttcctgatgttcaggtggaatctcctttcctgtagtttgaagccattgttccgtgtcctagtctgcagggcagcagaaaataagcttgctccctcctccctatgacttcccctcacatatttgtacatggctatcatgtctcctctcagccttctcttctgcaggctaaacatgcccagctctttaagcctctcctcatagggcttgttctccagacccttaatcattttagttgccctcctctggacgctttccagcttgtcagcatctcccttcatctgcggtgcccaaaactggacacagtattccaggtgtggtctgaccaaggcagaatagagggggagcatgacttccctggatctagacgttattcccctattgatgcaggccaaaatcccattggcttttttagctgccgcatcacattgtaggctcatgtttaacttgttgtccacgaggactccaagatctttttcgcacacactgctgtcaagccaggcgtcccccattctgtatctttgatttccattttttctgccgaagtgaagtatcttgcatttgtccctgttgaacttcattttgttagtttcggcccatctctctagtctgtcaagatcgttttgaattctgctcctgtcttctggagtgttagctatccctccgagtttggtgtcatctgcaaacttgatgatcgtgccttctaacccttcgtctaagtcgttaataaagatgttgaacagaaccgggcccaggacggagccctgcggcactccacttgtcacttctttccatgatgaagacgacgcattggtgagcaccctttgggttcgttcgcttagccaattacagatccacctaaccgtagttttgtctagcccacattttactagtttgtttgccagaaggtcgtgggggactttgtcgaaggccttactgaaatctagatatgctacatccacggcattccctgtatcgacccaactcgtaactctatcgaaaaaagagatcaggttagtctggcatgacttgtttttggtaaatccgtgttgactattagcaatgaccgcatttgtttctaagtgtttgcagaccacttccttaatgatcttttccagaatcttgcctggtattgatgtgaggctgaccggacggtaattgtttgggtcgttcttttttcccttcttgaagatagggaccacattcgccctcctccaatctgctgggacttctcctgttctccaagaactctcgaagatgattgccagtggttctgaaataacttccgctagttccttcaatactcttggatgtagctgatctggccctggggacttgaattcgtttagagtggccaggtgttcctggacaacttgtttccctatttggggttggatttcccccaatccttcgtccattccatgttgctgaggttgaagatggctttctttttgtgagaagaccgaggcaaagaaggcattaagcagttctgccttttccctatcccctgtcaccatcaccccatctactccttgcagtggccctatcgcctcctttttcttcctttttctaccaacataagcaaaaaaaccttttttgttgttttttatgtccctggcaagcctgagctcattttgcgctttagccttgcgaaccttttccctacaggagttggctatacgtttgaattcttctttggtgatttctccccttttccacttcttgtgcatgtcacttttgagctttagctcagttagaagttctttggacatccattctggcttctttgcacttgtcttatttttcttctttgttggcactgtttgcatttgcgccttgagtatttcacttttgaaaaactcccatccatccttaactcccttgttttttaatatcggcgtccatggaatgccgctcagtaattccttcattttttggaagtcagctctcttaaagtccagaatgcgtgtttgacttgtcttagtttcagcattcctttgtattgcaaactgcaggagcacatggtcacttgcccctaaggatccaaccacttcaactgtattgatcaggtcttccacatttgttaagattagatcaagagttgctgatccccttgttgcctcttctaccttctggaccataaaattatctgcaaggcaagtgaggaatttgttggactttgtactcttggctgagtttgttttccagcagatatcgggataattgaaatcgcccatgactactatatctcttctttgtgcctgtttggtcagctgttgacagaaggcttcatcaagtccttcatcctgactcggaggtctgtagtagacacccacgacaagatctttttgagtcccggttcccttgattcttatccagatgctttcaagctggtttcccggattacagtctcgcatttcttctgcaacgtaactgtttttgacatataaagctactccccctcctctcccctttgttctatttatgtgaaagaggttatagccctcaatggttaaattccagtgatgggagtcatcccaccaggtttcagtgatgcctatgacatcgtatgtgtggtgctgtgctaggagttggagttcgtcttgcttatttcccatgctctgagcattagtgtaaagacatgtaagcccctgtgacctcccctcgaactgtttatttgggattattgtgctctctgtacttggtccttgctgtgtttgtgcagccctccgtttagccttacggcggttccctgtggtcgtgggtaatatagtgttcgccaggctgttgttcccctcccccagtggatttagtttaaagtgcgcctgatgaggtttgtgagtctgtgtgcaaaaagatgttttcctacttgtgtgagatgcaccccatcgcttgccagtagtccatcctcttggaagagtagaccatggtcaaggaagccaaaatgctcctcttgacaccattttctgagccagttattgacctgtactatttttccggcccttgtagagccatgtcctacaacggggaggagggatgaaaagatcacatgtacattatacagttttagctttgttcccagagctcgaaaatcatttgtgatcttttgaaaagtatgcctagcggtgtcattggtacctacatgaatcaacataaggtggggagggtgatggggctttaggagcctgctgagcctctgagtgatatggtgtatttttgcccccgggaggcagcatgtttctcgagccatcccatccggtctggaaatgatggcttccgttcctctaaggagggagtcacctactaccaagacctgtttcctttgaggattgacagggtcccttttgtgcaagacagtgtgtatgtcccctgaagagtgttcctgttgaagtgaatcatgtaggtgtaaagtgttgtcctcctcctcaacatccccagtgcattcatcaatgacaatccattgagatacatccgagagcccattactctcccaaggatgttcctgttgctcctggtctatgattggggatggagcatttgcatgattacataagtgtgactgtggtgatgcactgtccctgtcagggctatcccctgcgcattgatccaggatggtccactgagtggtatctaagaaactgtggtcctccacaagatgtgtttcctgattgtatgttaatgatgtaagaatttcaaatctgttgtgtaaatgcagctgagcagaggagttctgtggaggctgcctggtcctgcgtctccttctatgggtgacctccttccaagcctgagggttgtctacctttgagttgatctccccataaggttcctgatcatggtcttggtggtgttggtgtgatgcaggctgctgatctacagcagcgtgttgtgcagtgtccaagaagagctcgagtgcctgaatgtccttaagggtcttaatacggtgctcgagctggtggatcctctgctccatcagagtcatctgtttgcatttggagcagatgtagttgtctagtttttgtgtgaaaaagcggaacatgccacagctggtgcatgtgatgggaatgttttgcttttgttgcatctcttggtgagcgtggtggccaagtgggatctttgtacagttaagtaatatgcacgcactttatgtgcagactgcaacaaaccacgtctttgtgtatttgtttatgttgctttgtttcctgtatgtactgcaaaggatagttagtaaaggtgccttttcctaaccaactgcccttctgggatcaggctctggcagaaactcacactggcaaataaagctttcccagaaactcaattaacaggggacaatgcctgctgtcaatcaacttaagtacctggctctctttcaacacaacagtcacacaacagttagactttgaccacaggagccaagcccaaactcagtttaaaatcttagccaaatcttagccaaatcctacctgaagccagggagcaaaaatgtcctcctgcttcctctgcttctgcgagaaccaactgcccttctgggatcaggctctggcagaaactcacactggcaaataaagctttcccagaaactcaattaacaggggacaatgcctgctgtcaatcaacttaagtacctggctctctttcaacacaacagtcacacaacagttagactttgaccacaggagccaagcccaaactcagtttaaaatcttagccaaatcttagccaaatcctacctgaagccagggagcaaaaatgtcctcctgcttcctctgcttctgcgagaaccaactgcccttctgggatcaggctctggcagaaactcacactggcaaataaagctttcccagaaactcaattaacaggggacaatgcctgctgtcaatcaacttaagtacctggctctctttcaacacaacagtcacacaacagttagactttgaccacaggagccaagcccaaactcagtttaaaatcttagccaaatcttagccaaatcctacctgaagccagggagcaaaaatgtcctcctgcttcctctgcttctgcgagaaccaactgcccttctgggatcaggctctggcagaaactcacactggcaaataaagctttcccagaaactcaattaacaggggacaatgcctgctgtcaatcaacttaagtacctggctctctttcaacacaacagtcacacaacagttagactttgaccacaggagccaagcccaaactcagtttaaaatcttagccaaatcttagccaaatcctacctgaagccagggagcaaaaatgtcctcctgcttcctctgcttctgcgagaaccaactgcccttccgccatcccaggtgacagtcgcatcgacgaaaaacaacaggaaaaactcagccactatcaggacctcaagattgaacttcaaagactctggcagaaaccagtgcaggtggtcccggtggtgatcggcacactgggtgccgtgccaaaagatctcagccggcatttggaaacaatagacattgacaaaattacgatctgccaactgcaaaaggccaccctactgggatctgcgcgcatcatccgaaaatacatcacacagtcctagacacttgggaagtgttcgacttgtgattttgtgatatgaaatccagcatatctatcttgtttgctgtgtcataataaaataataataataataataataataataataataataataataataataattttatttttataccccgccaccatctccccacagggactcggggtggctcacagatataaaacagcatacagtggtatcaaatacaaaaaacacacaaataaaattaaaaggcataaaataaaatcacagtcattataaaacacatgataagacacagcaataaaatcatacaatggactgggcaaagtgcactgagtgaaacttgtaaacatgaaggaagttaaggtgctataaggtcatggggagaaccttaaactggggtgaactctgtgcctatgtcgaggagttaaccaacaggtacaactggtcagaagtaacCGCTATTAAGAGGGTTTAGCGTACAGTGGGTGGTACGTATTCAAAAGCCtctgtgaagagccaggttttcaggctcttcttaaacatttccaaggtggcagcttgcctaatttccctggggagtacgttccagagccggggggctgccacggagaaagccctctctctcgtccgcacttgtgacggaggcggaagcgagaggagggcctcacccGACGAATGAAGAGATCGTGCGGATTCATAGGGGGAGATCTGGTCAGAAAGGTaaatgggtcccaaaccgttcagggctttgtaggtcaacacctgcaccttgaattgggtctggaaaataaacagcagccagtggagctccttaaacggggagtagaccg from the Anolis carolinensis isolate JA03-04 chromosome 5, rAnoCar3.1.pri, whole genome shotgun sequence genome contains:
- the LOC134299269 gene encoding uncharacterized protein LOC134299269; protein product: MPAIDVGETSGENASGTWPHSPKDIQQPCDSGHESLRQHIEHLYGEKLFQDTRRLEKLRTRKAHLLCSLTFLLRCRDTDTIPQFLAAKRTFKTPQAHRIYNRLERNLLRERIHTIRKELANTDKELLHLHINISQKMNTQDWDKIDSLTYKKMEKDMVLHTKRQKQKFDKCRKQQPKPELDKSRTIINLTDRQLTEDQVSILEKGGNFAVTTTRIPVENIIANVESAIYQLPEEEAEEVRMETARILRNAKLPPSNITRKERQAIKDLNSDPEIIILPADKGNATVIMETKQYKEKIRQLLDPTIYKKLKQDPTNKITRKTNTLIKNSSINFDIRQQLCKSEALPPRLYGLPKIHKDSIPLRPIVSAIGSSTYSLAKFLATQLQTHIGLTAHYIKDSTHFIEKISNLNLSTKDILISFDVVSLFTKVPVADTLTLIKQNFPEDITALFHHCLTTSYFQWDTGFYEQKDGVAMGSPLSPVVANFYMEYFEKQALETAPKKPTVWFRYVDDTFTIWSHGEEELSKFLDHLNSIHPNIQFTMEKEKEGKLPFLDVLVIRKPNQQLGHTVYRKPTHTDRYLHKNSNHHPSQKRSTIKALTDRAQRICEPHLLQGELNHLNWALQANGYSTTDIRRAARPRTSHESQDKDPPRGKVFLPYIKGTTDRIGKLMKKHNLQTIYRPTKKIQQMLRSAKDKRDPLSSAGVYRIPCSCGQVYIGTTKRSAQTRVKEHERHCRLIQPEKSAIAEHLMNQPGHRILFENTKMLDHSNNYHVRLHREAIEIHKHVDNFNRKEETMKMNKIWLPVLQNSKIKTVDGNQHNEDLTEQRMPPGKGQNISSAN